A window of the Palaemon carinicauda isolate YSFRI2023 unplaced genomic scaffold, ASM3689809v2 scaffold402, whole genome shotgun sequence genome harbors these coding sequences:
- the LOC137636837 gene encoding fasciclin-3-like isoform X13, with the protein MWKCSFFVFWGVLALLRALPSVQGQEYDVGEPAEGEVVFNGVRGSDVALLFDSQEVIVNPGEKLNLDCGVQGEFRSCVWETAVATYQVEDVYSNLYPVLERPASSENNQCGLVINSVDIEHHGMWTCKVYVRGNSLVAKKKVVVTIKPTTPVLEIEQNGGILEVSNSEETEVKCSVAGARPAADIRWYLADQDITVFAAADQTPNGEEDMHKTVSTLTRTFEPSENGRRLTCTVMHQTLPVPDNTSIPISVIFKPIEKPLSTYYQIVPGSDYEVRLNFSANPPPTRTEWRHGDSFQNMAASIPASHDRYITEVEELGDGHYTAKLRIPGFTDEDANQRYVLLVENRIGETQYQVKLSMDEAPLDGDSENREHDNLPPTEFSLSEGIVFGDETQSNALSGGAVAGIIIVILIVVVAVVAAGYARYRQMFCFASRAESKAHIQDPERNETDNGTANDAVKNSTDHVNGKTETTTTTLANGNGNLEQTHVEEMNNEKKNTDV; encoded by the exons ATGTGGAAGTGTTCCTTCTTTGTGTTTTGGGGCGTCCTGGCCCTCCTGAGGGCGCTGCCCTCCGTCCAAGGGCAGGAATACGACGTAGGGGAACCTGCGGAGGGAGAGGTAGTGTTTAATG GGGTACGAGGCTCCGACGTGGCCCTGCTCTTCGACAGTCAGGAGGTCATCGTGAACCCGGGGGAGAAACTAAACCTCGATTGCGGGGTCCAGGGAGAGTTCCGGTCTTGCGTCTGGGAGACCGCTGTCGCCACTTACCAG GTCGAGGATGTGTACTCTAACCTCTATCCCGTGTTGGAGAGGCCCGCATCCTCGGAGAACAACCAGTGCGGGCTCGTCATCAACTCGGTGGACATCGAGCACCACGGCATGTGGACCTGCAAGGTGTACGTCCGAGGCAACTCCCTGGTCGCGAAGAAGAAAGTGGTTGTTACCA TTAAGCCAACCACTCCGGTACTGGAAATAGAACAGAACGGAGGAATCCTGGAGGTCTCGAACTCAGAGGAAACGGAGGTGAAATGCTCCGTGGCCGGGGCCAGGCCGGCCGCGGACATCCGCTGGTATCTCGCCGACCAGGACATTACGGTCTTCGCCGCGGCAGACCAGACGCCAAATGGAGAAGAG GACATGCACAAGACCGTGTCGACCCTGACCCGGACGTTCGAACCGTCCGAGAACGGACGTCGCCTCACCTGCACCGTCATGCACCAGACCTTGCCCGTGCCGGATAACACGTCGATTCCCATCAGCGTTATCT TCAAACCCATTGAAAAACCCCTCAGCACATACTACCAGATAGTCCCGGGCAGCGACTACGAAGTGAGGCTCAACTTCTCGGCCAACCCCCCTCCCACGAGGACCGAGTGGAGACACGGAGACAGCTTCCAAAACATGGCCGCCTCCATTCCAGCGTCCCACGATAGATACATCACCGAAGTCGAA GAACTAGGCGACGGGCACTACACGGCCAAGCTGCGCATCCCGGGCTTCACGGACGAGGACGCGAACCAGCGGTACGTCCTGTTGGTCGAGAACAGAATAGGTGAAACACAGTACCAAGTGAAACTGTCTATGGACGAAGCCCCTCTAG ATGGTGACTCAGAAAATCGTGAACATGACAATCTCCCACCCACAGAATTTTCTCTGTCCGAAGGTATTGTTTTCGGTGACGAAACGCAGTCAA ATGCCCTGAGCGGCGGAGCCGTTGCCGGAATCATCATCGTCATACTAATAGTCGTGGTGGCTGTGGTGGCCGCGGGATACGCAAGATATCGTCAGATGTTCTGTTTCG CctcccgagccgagagcaaagcccACATCCAAGACCCGGAGCGCAACGAAACCGACAATGGCACAGCAAACGATGCTGTCAAGAACTCCACCGACCATGTCAATGGAAAGACCGAAACCACGACGACGACGTTGGCCAACGGAAACGGGAACCTAGAACAGACTCACGTCGAAGAGATGAACAATGAAAAAAAGAACACTGACGTGTGA